A region of the Hydra vulgaris chromosome 12, alternate assembly HydraT2T_AEP genome:
CCATTGCAccaatgttattttttgtttagatttaaattaaattaattataaaatatgtttttcattttaaagtataaacttttaagtattaagttttctttaaagAAACGTTTTTGTATAGCtcgtatcttttttttttttttttttattaattacaatctaattcataaagaaaaacttaaattaaaaatattatttatggtaaaaaaaaaaaattcattcgaTGTTGTTAACATAAATATCGATGttatcaacaataaatattaatgttattaacataaatatcgatgttaataacttaattatcgatattaataacataaatatcgatgttattaacataaatattgatattataaagataataacataaaaatctaTGTTATTAccataaatattgattttaatagcATAAGTATCGatgttataaacttaaaaattgttgaaatgATTTCCTaattaacaaattgttttttgtttttttatcttttttagtttttcagtgGGAACCAATTAGTAACAAAGTATGTTTCCATGCAAAAGGAGATCTTCCtggtataatatatatgcacAAGACTGGATTTATTGTTGCAATCAAGCTAGTATATCGCAGTGGTGCAATGAAATGCGTTGCAACAGACACTGGAAGCAATTGGGGATGCGATGACAACACAAAGATTAATGTTGTTGTTGCAGAcagtaaaaaagaaatactttttCCATCAAAGCAACAAGTAACATTTGCTGCAGGAAACTGGTACACTTTGCCGGGAACTATGAGCGTTGATGAAGAACTAGTTCTCAATGATTTTTGTTCACCAGCTTACGTTAGCAATGGagatcatttatttatttggtgGGGAGAAGACCATAACAACTACTCTGAAGGTGATAATTCTGGGCATGTATGCGTAAAAGTTTATGCATTATTTCAAGAAGCACAgcgttgaaaatatttattatgtacacaataaaaatatgtaataaattttgattttcctaattagtttatttatcttttttctaaatagtttattgtaatttatGGGTAACACCATATATAAGGGCATATTTCAAAAATCTAGTTTCAGAACTTGGCTCCGTTTATTCTGTGGGGCCTTATTAAAGCcgcatttttttacttttaaaactctttttctaaaaacatttaacaaattgcttttcaataaaaaaaattttttttaaatacatattgaaaaaaaactatagataaagattttgttaaaatgaattaaaaaaacgcGCAAACTCATCACCGAGAACATCTAAAATTAAACGCGTCAAA
Encoded here:
- the LOC100210439 gene encoding uncharacterized protein LOC100210439; translation: MLLVILLSFVLVCDVAGDAGQDSNSSGLFQWEPISNKVCFHAKGDLPGIIYMHKTGFIVAIKLVYRSGAMKCVATDTGSNWGCDDNTKINVVVADSKKEILFPSKQQVTFAAGNWYTLPGTMSVDEELVLNDFCSPAYVSNGDHLFIWWGEDHNNYSEGDNSGHVCVKVYALFQEAQR